The nucleotide sequence GTTAGCTCCGATGACACGGTGTAGGGCGCTGAAGGGTATACCAAATGAAGCATTGGTTGAATATTACAGGCAGCGTTCAACCTCCGGTGGTTTTCTCATCACCGAGGGCACTATGATCTCTCCTACTTCCGCCgggtatttctatttctatttctttcCCTTTCAATTAAATTCAAAACCCACCTACTTCCCCATTATTACATTCTCTTTCAAATATGAAAAATCAATTTTAGGTTTTACTAATCATATCTCGCCACGTGCTTCTTCTTACTTTGCCGGGCCCACCCACCCACCTTGCAATTCAATTCAACTTCAATTATTAAAGTTAGATCCACAATACTCAATTATTCATTCATGCCTTTTAGATATGCTGCTGCTTGTACCTATTGCATTAACATATGTGTTCACTCCCCTTTTTAGATGCGTCCGTCCTTTGCCTATGTCTTTTACACAGCTTATTGGATTTTATTTTCTTCATTTTTACTTACAACTCCATAAAATAACTATACTTAGTTTAAGGGCCGTCTCATATGCAGACATAAAAGGGGCCCCTAAATGTTAATTATCTTTTGATTAAACTAATTCGATTCGCATTGTGTGAACACTAATTCGGCTCAACATTAACTTTTTAGGTCAAATGTACTCATATAATTATAAAGGATTTACAAAAGTTTGGGCACCTTAAAAATGTTTGGGCCCTGCAACTGCACACTTTACACACGCCGCAAGTTAGTTTTAGGTACCACATGTGACCTCAAACGTTTAACCTTTAAAAAACAACGAACGAGCAAGGAAGAACATACAAACTAGTGTCCCCCGGCCACCACCTTTTATAGAGGGTGAGGGGTCGGGGTATAATCACAATGGAACAACCTTTAAAGTTTAAACGCACTTGAAATATAGCAAATTAAACAAACCATAGCTAGCTTTGCTAACATGTTCAAATGCTTTGCTTTCTCATTCCAGTGTACACAACACTTGAATCAACTGGCTTAATAAATGTTTGGCTACTTTTTCAATCAAGTGCGTGtgttgaatattattattaattgttgggcGCTGGATCAGGTTTCCACATGTACCAGGTATATATAATATACAACAAGTCGAGGCTTGGAAAAAAGTCGTCGATGCAGCTCATCAACAAGGCGCTGTCATATTTTGTCAATTATGGCATGTTGGTAGAGCATCTCACCAAGGTACTACTAGTATATATGTTATTTCATCTCTCAAATTTCTGCTTAATTTCTTCAACTCAATACACACCATCAACTCTGTATTCCTCTTCTTTGGACTGACTGCAAGTACAACTGTCGTATAAATAAAAAAAAGTACACAAGTTCTTTAAAGCATTGAGCTAAACATAACTGCATTTAACcatataagaaataataaaatataaccatGAATTGATGGTAAAGAATAGAAGATCagtttaccatatatatatatatatatatatatatatatatatatatatatattaatattaaccctaaactctaaatcgggctaaattttacttcacaaaacatgaaaaaaaaacgttcatattcttcacgaacaatattatcttgaatgttatttctgtcgatcgtttttccgcctaaataataacattcatcacgaagtgtctcttctaaatgttcatattttcgtgtgatcttgatgccggaaaaaaaaaatttcaaaaaaaacgaaaaaaaaaaaaaaattttgcttcccccccttccccccgattgattacttccccattattgatcatgcccctatatagtggtaggatcaagagggaagcataaacccaaaacaccaaaccctaaaccctaaactctaaaccgttcgtgttaaaaactcaatctaaatcctaaatctaaaccctaaatctaaaccctaaaccctaaatatctaaaccctaatatctaaaccccaatagctaaaacctcaaaatacgctcgaaaaacacgataattgttataaatTACTTCTTcgggcgttttcccgccaaaataaaaacatttatcacaaagtgtctctactaaatgttcatattttcatctcatctataatgttcgtgaacaaagttttttcaaaaaacgaaaagaaaaaaaaaagtttttgcttcccccttcccccgaatagttacttccctcttgatcctaccactatatatatatatatatatatatatatcagttaagTTTTAGGGGAAGTTGATTTTGTGGTGCTATATTTTGTTGAAAAAACAGAGTACCAACCTGGTGGCGCGGCTCCAATATCATCTACAAGCAAGCCCATATCAAACAGGTGGAAAATATTAATGCCAGATGCAACCTACAGTCCATATCCTGACCCTCGCCCATTGGCAACCCATGAAATACCAGAAGTTGTGGAAGACTATCGTCTAGCTGCAATTAACGCTATCAAAGCAGGTTAGCTTTTTACTTATGAAAGTAGGATAGTTATAAGACAACAGGTATATATTTACTATAGTAATCAATCTCTTTAATTGCTACATTATTATTATATGCTTATATATAATATAAGACGTACTCTAGATAGATAATTGGCCAAATAGTATACTACTGCTTTCTTTATTCATTGTCTTCTAACCAACTATAATAATAGttcttcattattattactttttgtTGGAAAAGGTTTTGATGGCATTGAGATACATGGTGCACATGGGTACCTGCTTGATCAATTCATGAAAGATGGGATAAATGACAGAACAGACGATTTTGGTGGATCATTAGAAAACCGCTGCAAATTTTTAGTGAAGGTGGTACAAGCAGTAGCTGCAGCCATTGGTCCAGACCGAGTTGGTGTTAGAATCTCTCCAGCAATCGATCATTTGGATGCCATGGACTCGGATCCACTCACATTGGGACTAGCAGTCATACAGAAACTCAACAAACTCCAATCTGAATTCGGTTCAAAGCTAAGTTATCTTCACGTGACTCAACCACGTTACACGGCGTACGGTCAAACAGAATCAGGAAACCATGGAAGTGAGGAACAAGTGGCTGAGTGGATGACAACTTGGAGAAGAGCTTATGTTGGTACTTTTATTTGCAGTGGTGGCTACACTAGAGAACTTGGGCTCCAAGCTGTGGCTCAAGGAGATGCTGATTTGGTGGCCTACGGTCGCCTTTTTATTTCAAATCCGGATCTCGTTTTAAGACTCAAGCTCAATGCACCATTAAACCGTTATGTAAGGGCTACATTTTATACACATGATCCCGTTGTAGGGTACACCGACTACCCTTGTCTCGAGAAAGGAAATGAACCGCGTTCACGCCTTTAGTTGTGATTACATTATTGAATAGCACTTGACAAGTAAGTATATGCTATATgctatataattataatttataaataaaataaaaatctattTCTTAAAAGCAAAATAGCTCTTTCTTTTGAGGGGTTGTTCTTTTGTATGTTCATGTATAACCCCGGCCACTCGTGCTGTTATTTCTGATGATTGTACAAGTATATGACAAGTTATATatctatttatgtgtatatatttgTTTGGGAGATATCTAACACACAATAGAAATTTGTGCTAATATCCGAGTTATTGTATCCTGAACACCTTCCGCAATGGGGGGCTATAAATCATTTCAGAATGGGaactgttgggaaattacggtctcactaattcccaccacccagcccaacaataatagtaaagaaataagaacaatacacaacacaagatttaacgtggaaactcaaaaacaggagaaaaaccaccggccctcaaagagagaaaatacactatatcacaaattgttacaatgatatagacgactctcttaagccaactacactctccaaaatatttaactaatacaactctcaaacaagggtaagaaagaaagaaataatcaaatacttaaagtgtattgatcggtgcaatttggaatgaagacttagcccctcttatataaccaagtcactcacccctcacatcttcctcccaccaatgtgggataaacatatcttctactagccaaaataaaccaacaaatctccaccttttggat is from Rutidosis leptorrhynchoides isolate AG116_Rl617_1_P2 chromosome 10, CSIRO_AGI_Rlap_v1, whole genome shotgun sequence and encodes:
- the LOC139871777 gene encoding artemisinic aldehyde Delta(11(13)) reductase: MAGDNTKYVTDNPSLFSPYKMANFNLSHRVVLAPMTRCRALKGIPNEALVEYYRQRSTSGGFLITEGTMISPTSAGFPHVPGIYNIQQVEAWKKVVDAAHQQGAVIFCQLWHVGRASHQEYQPGGAAPISSTSKPISNRWKILMPDATYSPYPDPRPLATHEIPEVVEDYRLAAINAIKAGFDGIEIHGAHGYLLDQFMKDGINDRTDDFGGSLENRCKFLVKVVQAVAAAIGPDRVGVRISPAIDHLDAMDSDPLTLGLAVIQKLNKLQSEFGSKLSYLHVTQPRYTAYGQTESGNHGSEEQVAEWMTTWRRAYVGTFICSGGYTRELGLQAVAQGDADLVAYGRLFISNPDLVLRLKLNAPLNRYVRATFYTHDPVVGYTDYPCLEKGNEPRSRL